TGATATCCACTCCCAAGGCGTTGGCCACCGCGGCGCAAACGGTCAGGATGCGGCTGATGTCCACACAGGAACCCATATGCAATACCGGAGGAATCCCTAAACTCTGGCATACCGCCTTAAGTCCATCCCCGGCCTGGGCCGCGGCTTCCGGCAACATCAGGCCGACTTTGGCACAGGCGATGGCATTGCAGCCGGTGGTCACTACCAGGACATTGTTTTTAATTAGTTCCCGGACCAGGTTGACATGGCCGAAATCGTGCTGAACTTTGGGATTATTGCAGCCCACCACCCCGGCGATACCCTTAATGGCCCCGGACTTGATTTGTTCCAGGAGCGGCTCGAGGCTGCCCCCCAGGGCCTCCAGGATGGCCTCGGTGCTGAAGCCGACCAGGCATTCCACCTTATCGTTCGGGATCACCACCTGGCCAGGTTTACGCCAGCGATAATTTTCCACCGCGATGCGGACGATCTCCTTAGCAATGGCATAGGCCTGTTCTTCATGAAATTCGATGTGGGTGGCGCCGGGAAACTTGGCTTTGGGAGAAGTGGAGATAAACCTGGTATGGAAGCAGCCGATCAGATTCCCCAAAGCCGGCATAATACACTGGACATCGACGATAATGGCTTCTACTGCGCCGGTGATCACCGCCAGTTCCTGTTGCAGGAAATTACCGACCATAGGGATGCCGTGCCGCATCAGCACCTCATTGCCGGTGCAGCACAGGCCGACCACATTAATTCCTTGAGCCCCGAGCTTGGCGGCCAAGCCCAGCATTTCCGCATCACGGCAGGCGGCGACGATCATTTCCGACAGGGTCGGTTCATGGCCATGAACAACGATATTGACTTCGTCCGCCTTGAGAACCCCGAGGTTGGCCAGAGACCGGATGGGCTTGGGGGTGCCGAACAGGACATCCGAGATCTCGGTAGCGATCATCGAACCGCCCCAGCCATCAGCGATCGAGGCTCTAAGTCCCTGCAAGATCAGATTAACCGGGTCATTGTCCACCCCGATATGGGTGCGGTGCATAATTTCCACGATTTCGCGGTCCACCCCGCGAGGGTCAATCCCCAGTTTCTGCCATAAGCCGACCCGTTTCTGGGGAGCCCGGCGGCTGAATTGAATCGGGCCTTCCTGTTTGCCGAACTCGGCATAAACCGCCCGGGCTAGATCCAAAGCGATTTCTTCTTTGCCCCGGCCCTCGGTGGCAATATTGTATTCAGCGGCTAGAGTCCGCAGCTTCTGCTCGTCTCTGATCTCGTATCCGCCCCCCTTGCCCTCGGCGGTGAGCAGCAGGGTGTGGGCCAGGTCGCGGCCATGATCGGAATGGGCCGCCGCGCCGGCAGCGATCATACGGATCAGGTTGCGGGCCACGATGATGTCGGCGGAAGCCCCGCAAACCCCTTGCTTGGGCCCGGCATCCTCAAAAGGACTGATGCGACACGGCCCCATATTACAGTTGCGACAACAAACCCCCAGTTCGCCGAAACCACATTCCGGTAACATGGCCTCATATCGGTCCCAGGCGGTCTCCAACCCCAATCCTTCAGCCCGTACCAGCATCTGGTGAACACTGGGATCAATGCTTCGCTTTAAGATTTTGTCACTGGTCGCCATGCTAGTCTCCCTCCTTGCTTTAGCTGCCCAGTTGCGGCTGGCTGCCAAGAGCTTCTAAAAATTGTCGGGCCGCGGCCTGACTGGCCCGATCAGCTTCTCGTTGCGGATAGCGTAGACTAAGCGCCCTGGTAGGACAGGCCGCCACGCAGGCCGGACCCTCCGGGCGATCAACACACAGATCGCATTTGAACGCGGCCCGTTTCTCTTGCCCGGCGACCGTGGTGGTGGCGACGTGGATGGCCCCGAAGGGGCAGACCATCATACACAGACGACAGCCAATGCAGCGGGCCTGATCGACCGCGGTATAGGTTTCGGTGCGATAAGTGGCGCCGGTGGGACAGACCCGCACACAAGGAGCATCCTGACACTGGCGACATTGGACCGGCAGCTTGACTGCATCGACTTGGACCACCCGATTGCGGCGGTGCAGCCGTTCCTGGGCCAGCACCGCGCCAATGATACTCCCGGCCTGGGTATGCGCTGCGGCACAGGCCAACTCACAGGTGTGGCAACCTACACAGCGCTGGGGATCAACCAACAGAAATGGACCTTCAAACTGCTCCATGTTTTAATCCTCCCAATTGGCAGCCAACCGTCTCGGCTTAATACGCATTGGTTTTTTACCACCAGTTCTAAAGCAGCCTGGCTCCATGACCATCTATCAGGGGAAATCGAGGTTTAAACGTCTTTGCGAAAGATTTTAGGGAATCAGACCAGTTCTTGACCCTTAACCCCCCCGGAGTTGTCTATTAGTAATATTTTTCACATAAACACCTGACCTGTCAAATAGAAAATTTTGCGCGCTCATTCTGGTCGCAAATATTGCTAAGAACTTCACATACATATATCTCGGACAGTTTTTAAACAATGGTTTAAACCCATATTATTCCAGATAAATAAAGTAGATGGGACATAAAAATATTAGTTGACAAAAATCTTTTTTCCTTTTATAAGTGGGAGCAATGTGAAAAAAATAATGAAGTCAGTTTTGAACCTTTTTGGTTTTATTGGCCGGGAGAAGGGAGTGATGGAGGATAGATATGTCTGACATTTGACTGCTCGGCATATTGGGGATTTTGTATTCTAAGGGTAATTTTTTAGCAGGAAAAAGATCGCAAGCCCATATTTAATTAACCTAATTTAAGGAGGCAGTTCTTATGGCGAAGTATGATCCGGTAAAAATGAAAGATTGGCAGATTGCCGAAATCGCCGAAGCGGAGATGATTCCCTTTGACGAAATGTGCGAAAAGCTCGAAATTCCCAAAGAGGAGCGCATCCCTTACGGCCAAAAAATCGGCCGCGTCGACTACCTGAAGTGTCTGGAGCGTTTGAAAGACAAACCCGACGGCAAGTACATCGAAGTCACCGCCATTACTCCCACTCCCCTGGGGGAAGGCAAATCCACCACTTCCATGGGCCTGATCGAGGGCTTGGGAAAACGGGGCGTCAACGTGGGCGGCTGCATCCGCCAACCCTCTGGCGGCCCCACCATGAACATCAAGGGCACCGCGGCCGGTGGCGGCATCTCACTCTTGATCCCCATGACCGAGTTTTCCCTGGGTCTCACCGGCGACATCAACAACATCATGAACGCCCACAACCTGGCCATGGTGGCCGCTACCTCCCGGCTGCAGCACGAGTTCAACTACAATGATGAGCAGTTGGCCAAACGGAACCTGAAACGTCTGAACATCGATCCCAAAAACTTCGAAATGGGCTGGATCATGGACTACTGTGCCCAGGCCCTGCGCAACATCATCATCGGCATGGGCGGCAAGATGGACGGCTTCATGATGAAGTCCTCATTCGGCATCGCCGTGTCCTCGGAAGTCATGGCCATCCTCTCGGTGTTCACCTCTCTGCCTGACCTTAAAGAACGGCTGAACAACATCGTGGTGTGCTATGACAAGCAGGGCAACCCCATCACCACCCGCGACCTGGAAGTGGGCAACGCCATGACCGCCTGGATGTTGCCTTCCATCAACCCCACCCTGATGCAGACAGTGGAAAAGCAGCCTTGCTTCGTGCACGCCGGCCCCTTCGCCAACATTGCCGTAGGCCAGTCCTCCATCGTCGCCGACCAGATCGGTCTGAAGCTCTTTGACTATCACATCACCGAGTCCGGCTTTGGCGCTGACATCGGCTTTGAGAAGTTCTGGAACGTCAAATGCCGCTTCAGCGGCCTCATTCCAAATGTCTCGGTGCTTACCACCACCGTCCGGGGCTTGAAGCACCACGGGGTCAACGCCGGCGCTCTGCCCTGCCCGCCGGGAAAACCGATTCCCAAAGAATACTTTGAAGCTACTCCCGCCAACTTCAAATGGCTGGAAGACGGGGTGGAGAACATGGCGCATCACATCCGCACCATTAAAAAATCCGGCATCAAACCGGTGGTGTGCATCAATGCTTTCCATTACGATTCCGATGAAGAGCATCAGCTGATCCGCCGGGTAGCCGAAGCGGAAGGCGCCCGGGTGGCGGTGTCCCGGCATTGGCAGTTCGGCGGCGAAGGTGCCCTCGAGTTCGCCGATGCTGTTATGGATGCCTGCAAAGAAAAGCCTGATTTCAAGTTCCTCTATCCCAATGAGCTGCCCCTGCGCCAGCGGGTGGAAATCATCGCCGAGCAGGTCTACGGCGCCGACGGCGTGGACTTCTCTCCCGAAGCCACGGCCAAGGCCAAGAAATTCGAGGCGGATCCCAAGTACAACGAGTACGCCACCATGATGGTGAAGACCCACTTGAGCCTGACCCATGATCCGACCAAGAAGGGGACTCCTAAAGGCTGGAGATTGCCGGTCCGTGACTTCTTGGTATACGGCGGCGCCAAGTTCATCTGCCCGGTATGCGGCGCCATCAGCCTGATGCCCGGCACCAGCTCCGACCCGGCCTTCCGGCGGGTGGATGTGGATACCAAGACCGGTAAGGTTGTCGGCCTGTTCTAATTGCCCGTTGATAATCTCCAGGCCCTGCGGGGCCTGGAGCTACTTTATTAATAAACACCAAAATCAAGTTGTTATTTCCAATTGTTTATCCGGATAAACTAGCCTTACCCTTAGAGTACCGGGGACTTCGGACCCCGGAGCTCATTTCCCAGAGAAACCGGTTAGGCCAGCGCCGCTCCCTTCGGGGGGTCTTAGATCTGCATCCACCGGGTTTGCCTCTGCATCTAAAAATTGCCCTGGATTATCTTTACTTTTTTAAATTTCCCAAGCACAGTATGTTATTAGTAAAATGAACAAAACAAAGGGGTCACCAACTGGTGGCCTGTTGTCTTTAAAAACTAACGACCAAAACATAAAACTTATTTTTATGATATCTAGACCTCGAGAAGGAGGAAGGATTTATGTTTGAAATAGTTGCCCGAGAAGAGATGGCCGAGGGCACGGTGGTCAGTAATTGGATCCGCGCCCCCAAAATTGCCCAAAAGGCCAAGCCGGGACAGTTCGTGATTTTGCGGGCCAATGAGACTGGCGAGCGCATCCCCCTGACCATGGCGGATACCGACCCGGAAAAAGGCCTGATCAACATCATCTATCAGATAGTCGGTAAAAGCACCGCCTTGTTTAAGACCCTACAGGTGGGGCAAGGCTTCCTGGATGTCATCGGTCCCCTGGGTCAGCCCACCCATGTCGAAAAAGTTGGCAAGGTTGTCTGCGTGGGCGGCGGTACCGGCGTGGCCGTGCTGCACCCCATTACCCGGGGGTTGAAACAGGCCGGGAATCATGTCTTCGCGATCATCGGCGCCCGCACCAAAGACCTGCTCATATTAGAAGACCGCATGCGGAATGCCTCCCATGAGCTTTTCGTCTGCACCGACGACGGCTCCTATGGGCATCATGGCTTTGTCACTGACATGCTCAAAAAGGTTTTGGAAGATAATAAAGACATTGGCCTGGCAGTCTGTATCGGACCGGTGCCGATGATGAAGTTCTGCTGCAAGATGACCAAGGAATATAATGTCAAAACCCTGGTCAGTCTCAATCCCATTATGGTGGACGGGACAGGCATGTGTGGCTGTTGCCGGGTTACGGTCGGCGGCGAACGTAAATTTGCCTGCGTTGACGGGCCGGAATTTGACGGTCACCAAGTTGATTTTGAGGAACTCACGGCTCGGCTGCAATCTTATCTGGAACAAGAAAAGCAGTCCTACGAGATGTTTAAAGCCAAGTAAGGCCGCCGCCGCTTCAATCAGCACTAGTTTCGAGTTGGAGTAAAATCGCGGGCTCAAGACCAAGCCCTCCCAACAACGACCCGGAACTGAAAACTCAAAACCCACAACTTTTTGAATTCCCAGGAGGATGACTATAATGGCGGAAGAAGAAAAACCTAAAAAGGAAAAGAAAGAAAAGATTCCCCGACAAAAGATGCCGGAACAAGACCCCCAGGTCCGCCGCCGGAATTTTGATGAGGTTCCCCTTGGACTGACCCCGGAACTGGCCCAACTGGAGGCCAGTCGCTGTCTCCAATGCAAGGACCCCCGCTGCGTCAAAGGCTGTCCGGTAGAGATCGACATTCCCGGATTTGTCAGACTGATTGCCGATGGTGACTTTGTCGGCGCCATTCGCAAACTCTGGGAAAAGAATGCCCTGCCCGCGGTCTGTGGCCGGGTCTGCCCCCAGGAAATCCAATGCGAGGGCTTGTGTATTCTGGGCAAAAAGGAAGAGCCGGTGGCCATCGGTAATCTGGAACGGTTTGCCGCGGATTATCAGCGCCTCTATGGAAAACCGGTGCTGCCACCCAAGGCTGACCCCACCGGTAAAAAAGTGGCAGTGGTGGGCGCGGGGCCGGCGGGGCTAACTGTGGCTGGTGACCTGATCCTCAAGGGCCATGAAGTGACGGTCTATGAGGCGCTACATGCGCCGGGTGGAGTGCTGGTCTATGGCATTCCCGAATTCCGGCTTCCCAAAGAGATCGTCGCTTCCGAATGTAATTATCTGGAACGCCTTGGGGTCAAGATTGTTACCAATGCCGTCATCGGCCGGGTCGAAACCGTGGACGAACTGTTTGAACAAGGCTTCGACGCGGTCTTCCTGGGAGTTGGGGCGGGCCTGCCGATGTTCCTCAATATCCCGGGCGAAAACCTGATCGGCATCTATTCCGCCAACGAATATCTCACCCGGGCCAACCTGATGAAGGCTTATGCCTTCCCGGAGTATGATACACCGATCGTGGTGGGCAAAAATGTCGTGGTCTTCGGGGCGGGCAACGTCGCCATGGACTCGGCCCGGGTAGCTATGCGCCTCGGGGCTGATCGGGTGCGCATCGTCTATCGCCGTTCTCGAGCCGAGATGCCGGCCCGGGAAGCCGAGATTCATCACGCCGAGGAAGAAGGCATCGAATTCTTCCTGTTAACCGCGCCGACCAAATTTATCGGGGATGATAAAGGCCGGGTTACCGGGGTGGAATGTCTCAAAATGGAATTGGGTGAACCGGATGCCTCGGGCCGCCGTCGGCCAGTGCCCATCCCGGGGTCCGAATTCCAGCTCGAGTGTGACCTGGCAGTGATTTCGGTCGGAGCTGGAGCTAATCCCTTGCTTACCAAGACAACGCCGGGTCTGACCCTTAACAAGTGGGGCTATATCGTCGCTGACCCCAAGACCGGCAAAACCACCAAAAAGGGGGTGTGGGCCGGAGGCGACATCGTTACCGGCTCAGCCACCGTTATTCTGGCCATGGGAGCGGGGCGGATCGCCGCTAATTCCATTCATGACTATCTCACCTTAGGCTGGTAATACTATTAAGGAGAGGCCAGACCGTCATTGCCGGGCTTTCCTGGCCTCTCCTGGTTGGTCAAACGTCTTTAACTCGCCCCTCGGCTCCGGCCGGTAGCTCCAGATCTGCCCTTAACTGACGAATCGTTCTGACCACCGTTATTGATCTGCTGCTTTCCTCAGCAGCGATATCGGTGCCTCAACGGCCTTGCCAAGGCTCGATACCTGTGGTAAAAGAAATTAAGTAAAATTCAAAGATTATCTAACTCACAACCGATGGCACGCCGAATTATTGTTGACCATTACGCCCGCCGGGCCAAACACGAACATTATGTCTCGCGGGCGGTTTATAAGCTTAAGGCCATTGATCAGAAATATCGGCTTTTCGGCCCCGGCCAGCGAGTTCTCGATCTGGGCTGCAGCCCCGGGTCCTGGCTGCAATACCTGGGGCCGCGGGTGGGGCTGGCTGGCTTGGTGGTGGGGATCGATCGCCAGCCGCCGGTGATCGATATAGCCCCGCCGCTGTATTTTATTGCTGGCGACCTGGAAGAACTCAACCTGGATCAGGTCAAGGCCCTCAGCGCGGATTTTGATGCGGTCCTGAGCGATTTGGCCCCGGCCACCAGCGGCATTCGGGATGTCGACCATCAACGCTCTATGCATCTGGCTCGCCTGGCCTGGTATTGGGCCCAAGAATTGCTGCGGCCCGGCGGCCATTTTCTGGTCAAGGTCTTTGAAGGCCTGGATTTTGCGGAATTGGTCAAACAGGTGCGGTCCCATTTTACCCGGACCCATATCGTCAAACCAGCTGCCTCGCGCTCCGAAAGTCGGGAGATTTACCTGTTGGGCTGGCGCCGGCGATAACCGGAGTGGATGACTGAGCTTGACAAGGTAGATTATTATGAGTATGCTTTATACTTATAAAAAATAAACATAATCTATAGGTAAGATATGAGGAGAAAAGTTAGGAAATTGAATTTTTTAATTGAAGAGGATGTTTGCCAGGAGTTGGAAAATCTGGTTCCAGCTGGTAAGCGTAGTGGTGTAGTCAATGAGGCCCTGCGTAAGGAGTTAGAGCTGATTCGGCGCCAAAAAGCGGTACAGAGACTGCTTGATAAGTCTCGGGGAGGGGAAAAATTTTCCACACTTGAAATCGTCGAGAGCCTGGCTGAGGACAGGAGTAGCCATTAGATGAGTAGGTACGTGGTAGATGCTTCAGTGATGCTGAAATGGGTCCTGAACGATAACTGTGAACAAGACCAAGATAGAGCTAGAAAACTTTTAGATGCCTGGATGAAAGGTAGAATCGAGCTTGCTGCCCCCATCCTGTGGCAATATGAGGTGGGCAACTTTCTTGGGCGGAAACTTCCCCAGGAGGCCGAGGGAAAATTTGGGCTTCTTCTCGATCTTAAGGTTAATAGCCTGGAACTGAATGAAAATATGTACCGGCTTTGTTTTACCTGGATGAGGCAGAATCAGGTTACCTTTTATGATGCTGCTTACCTAGCTGTTGCCTGGGCTATTCAGGGTACACTGGTCACCGCCGATGCAAAATTTGCAAACAAAATGAAAAAAATCGGTGGTCTTTGCCTTTTGCAAGATCTAGATTCAATTTAACTGAAGGTCAATTATTATAAGCAAGGAGCTACAATCTTTTTAACCATAACTGGCTTTATAATTTAAAACAATGCTTCATTTTAACTTAATTACTGTTTTAGAGGTGGGTAGGTAACAATGACCAACTTTAAATACGATGGTAGTTTAAACATTAACATTAGTCCTCAATCAGAAAATTATTTTCTTGAGTCAAACTGTAACCTTATTTTTAATGACTTAATATTTTTTCTAAACCAAGCTGCAGTACCTGAGCTAGAGCAGGAAACTAGTAACCGCTATGCACGTGTTGCTATCGCATACATGGCATTCTATATAGAATCTCTAGCAAACTTGGTATTTGGCTTTGTAGGGGAAATGGTTAACTCTATTATATCATTAGAATATATTTCTTGTTTTCACTCGTTACAATACATCTTTAAAAACAAAACAAAAAATCATCTTTCGGAACCTATAAAAAATCAGAACCGTCCTTAGCGGCCTGGCCGGAATGGTAGCCGACGGCCAGCTCCAGGATATTCAATCGCATCTCACCTGGATGATTTCCATCATGACCACCTATGCCCAACGGGCCATGGAATTTTTACAACAGCAAAAGCTTCTTTAAAAAAGGTGGAAGACTGAAAAAATTGTCGGGAAAATCGTTAATCAGTCACCGGAAAGGAGGGCGGCAGCTAAATGTCCGGACATTCCAAATGGAGTACTATTAAACGGCGTAAGGGGGCGCAGGATGCCAAGCGGGGCAAGATCTTCAGCAAACTGATCAAGGAAATCACCGTCGCCGCCCGTCTGGGAGGCGGAGATCCGACCGGCAATCCCCGGTTGCGGGCTGCCATTGAAGCCGCCAAAG
The window above is part of the Deltaproteobacteria bacterium genome. Proteins encoded here:
- a CDS encoding RlmE family RNA methyltransferase, producing the protein MARRIIVDHYARRAKHEHYVSRAVYKLKAIDQKYRLFGPGQRVLDLGCSPGSWLQYLGPRVGLAGLVVGIDRQPPVIDIAPPLYFIAGDLEELNLDQVKALSADFDAVLSDLAPATSGIRDVDHQRSMHLARLAWYWAQELLRPGGHFLVKVFEGLDFAELVKQVRSHFTRTHIVKPAASRSESREIYLLGWRRR
- a CDS encoding sulfide/dihydroorotate dehydrogenase-like FAD/NAD-binding protein, with protein sequence MFEIVAREEMAEGTVVSNWIRAPKIAQKAKPGQFVILRANETGERIPLTMADTDPEKGLINIIYQIVGKSTALFKTLQVGQGFLDVIGPLGQPTHVEKVGKVVCVGGGTGVAVLHPITRGLKQAGNHVFAIIGARTKDLLILEDRMRNASHELFVCTDDGSYGHHGFVTDMLKKVLEDNKDIGLAVCIGPVPMMKFCCKMTKEYNVKTLVSLNPIMVDGTGMCGCCRVTVGGERKFACVDGPEFDGHQVDFEELTARLQSYLEQEKQSYEMFKAK
- a CDS encoding type II toxin-antitoxin system VapC family toxin translates to MSRYVVDASVMLKWVLNDNCEQDQDRARKLLDAWMKGRIELAAPILWQYEVGNFLGRKLPQEAEGKFGLLLDLKVNSLELNENMYRLCFTWMRQNQVTFYDAAYLAVAWAIQGTLVTADAKFANKMKKIGGLCLLQDLDSI
- the cooS gene encoding anaerobic carbon-monoxide dehydrogenase catalytic subunit, coding for MATSDKILKRSIDPSVHQMLVRAEGLGLETAWDRYEAMLPECGFGELGVCCRNCNMGPCRISPFEDAGPKQGVCGASADIIVARNLIRMIAAGAAAHSDHGRDLAHTLLLTAEGKGGGYEIRDEQKLRTLAAEYNIATEGRGKEEIALDLARAVYAEFGKQEGPIQFSRRAPQKRVGLWQKLGIDPRGVDREIVEIMHRTHIGVDNDPVNLILQGLRASIADGWGGSMIATEISDVLFGTPKPIRSLANLGVLKADEVNIVVHGHEPTLSEMIVAACRDAEMLGLAAKLGAQGINVVGLCCTGNEVLMRHGIPMVGNFLQQELAVITGAVEAIIVDVQCIMPALGNLIGCFHTRFISTSPKAKFPGATHIEFHEEQAYAIAKEIVRIAVENYRWRKPGQVVIPNDKVECLVGFSTEAILEALGGSLEPLLEQIKSGAIKGIAGVVGCNNPKVQHDFGHVNLVRELIKNNVLVVTTGCNAIACAKVGLMLPEAAAQAGDGLKAVCQSLGIPPVLHMGSCVDISRILTVCAAVANALGVDISDLPVAGAAPEWMSEKAVSIGSYVVSSGIYTVLGTVPPVLGSTVVTELLTTGAKDVVGATFAVEPDPVKAAQLMIGHIEDKRTALGL
- a CDS encoding formate--tetrahydrofolate ligase, which translates into the protein MAKYDPVKMKDWQIAEIAEAEMIPFDEMCEKLEIPKEERIPYGQKIGRVDYLKCLERLKDKPDGKYIEVTAITPTPLGEGKSTTSMGLIEGLGKRGVNVGGCIRQPSGGPTMNIKGTAAGGGISLLIPMTEFSLGLTGDINNIMNAHNLAMVAATSRLQHEFNYNDEQLAKRNLKRLNIDPKNFEMGWIMDYCAQALRNIIIGMGGKMDGFMMKSSFGIAVSSEVMAILSVFTSLPDLKERLNNIVVCYDKQGNPITTRDLEVGNAMTAWMLPSINPTLMQTVEKQPCFVHAGPFANIAVGQSSIVADQIGLKLFDYHITESGFGADIGFEKFWNVKCRFSGLIPNVSVLTTTVRGLKHHGVNAGALPCPPGKPIPKEYFEATPANFKWLEDGVENMAHHIRTIKKSGIKPVVCINAFHYDSDEEHQLIRRVAEAEGARVAVSRHWQFGGEGALEFADAVMDACKEKPDFKFLYPNELPLRQRVEIIAEQVYGADGVDFSPEATAKAKKFEADPKYNEYATMMVKTHLSLTHDPTKKGTPKGWRLPVRDFLVYGGAKFICPVCGAISLMPGTSSDPAFRRVDVDTKTGKVVGLF
- the gltA gene encoding NADPH-dependent glutamate synthase; amino-acid sequence: MAEEEKPKKEKKEKIPRQKMPEQDPQVRRRNFDEVPLGLTPELAQLEASRCLQCKDPRCVKGCPVEIDIPGFVRLIADGDFVGAIRKLWEKNALPAVCGRVCPQEIQCEGLCILGKKEEPVAIGNLERFAADYQRLYGKPVLPPKADPTGKKVAVVGAGPAGLTVAGDLILKGHEVTVYEALHAPGGVLVYGIPEFRLPKEIVASECNYLERLGVKIVTNAVIGRVETVDELFEQGFDAVFLGVGAGLPMFLNIPGENLIGIYSANEYLTRANLMKAYAFPEYDTPIVVGKNVVVFGAGNVAMDSARVAMRLGADRVRIVYRRSRAEMPAREAEIHHAEEEGIEFFLLTAPTKFIGDDKGRVTGVECLKMELGEPDASGRRRPVPIPGSEFQLECDLAVISVGAGANPLLTKTTPGLTLNKWGYIVADPKTGKTTKKGVWAGGDIVTGSATVILAMGAGRIAANSIHDYLTLGW
- a CDS encoding 4Fe-4S dicluster domain-containing protein, which produces MEQFEGPFLLVDPQRCVGCHTCELACAAAHTQAGSIIGAVLAQERLHRRNRVVQVDAVKLPVQCRQCQDAPCVRVCPTGATYRTETYTAVDQARCIGCRLCMMVCPFGAIHVATTTVAGQEKRAAFKCDLCVDRPEGPACVAACPTRALSLRYPQREADRASQAAARQFLEALGSQPQLGS